One window from the genome of Magnolia sinica isolate HGM2019 chromosome 4, MsV1, whole genome shotgun sequence encodes:
- the LOC131243757 gene encoding scarecrow-like protein 9 produces the protein MVMDPGLRELSAILNGGIKFDDYLSEHDLDKALKLDPLPFIDQNVMDLNPVLDPNPTPFSGVSPAEGESPEDCEIFSDIALKYISQMLLEEDLENFVYEESSVALKAAEKPFYDILGEKYPPSPDQHPLYVEHNAESPDGCIASSCSTYNSSSSNSNVDGSWVGDAGEYPSSQNILSVYTDYTSQSSFSSPNSGSSAVDGLEESPTNAIRIADFLSESQPVWHFRRGVEEANKFLPNSRNLVVDVDNSGFGFLPREPKEEAGVVEVKAEKKDERDDTANGSRGRKHPHREDLDLELEEGRSNKQTAVYSEETLRSEMFDMVLLCTEGKCGPTLSKLQESLQNGASKNTQSGLPKGSNGTAKTRGKKQGKKEVVDLRTILIQCAQSVAADDRRTAYELLKQIKQHSSPFGDGSQRLAHYFANGLEARLAGTGSQISIALANKKMLAADILRAYHLFLSACPFKKISHFFANQSILDVVENAPRLHIVDFGISFGFQWPCLLQRLSGRTGGPPKIRITGIDVPQPGFRPAERVEETGRRLADYARSFNIPFEYIPIAQKWESIQVEDIKIKKDEVLVVNCLYMFKKLADETVVIDSPRNIVLNTIRKMNPDIFIHGIVNGAYSAPFFITRFREALFHWSALFDMLETNVPREHPERILIEKDLFGREAMNVIACEGAERVERPETYKQWQVRNLRAGFRQLPLNQDIMKKARDKVKSSYHKDFVIDQDSQWMLQGWKGRIIYALSTWKPDHGRS, from the coding sequence ATGGTTATGGATCCAGGCCTTAGAGAATTATCTGCCATCTTGAATGGTGGTATTAAATTCGATGACTATCTGTCGGAACATGACCTTGATAAGGCGTTGAAACTGGATCCCTTGCCCTTCATAGATCAGAACGTCATGGATCTGAACCCTGTTCTCGATCCCAATCCTACTCCGTTTTCAGGCGTGAGCCCCGCCGAGGGGGAGTCGCCAGAAGATTGCGAGATATTCTCCGATATAGCTTTAAAGTACATTAGCCAGATGCTTttagaagaagatttggagaactTTGTGTATGAAGAGAGTTCGGTGGCCCTTAAAGCCGCTGAGAAACCCTTCTATGATATCTTAGGAGAGAAATACCCACCCTCACCCGACCAACATCCTCTTTATGTCGAACATAACGCGGAGAGTCCTGATGGCTGCATCGCCAGCAGTTGCAGTACTtataacagcagcagcagcaacagcaacgtGGATGGTAGCTGGGTAGGTGATGCCGGGGAGTATCCGTCTTCTCAAAATATTCTTTCTGTTTATACGGATTACACTTCTCAGTCGTCATTCAGCTCTCCTAATAGTGGTAGCAGTGCTGTAGACGGGTTGGAAGAATCCCCGACGAATGCAATCAGAATTGCTGATTTCCTCAGCGAGAGCCAGCCCGTTTGGCACTTCAGGAGAGGAGTGGAGGAAGCGAACAAGTTCCTTCCAAACAGTAGGAACTTGGTCGTGGATGTCGATAACAGTGGGTTCGGGTTCTTACCTCGAGAACCAAAGGAAGAGGCTGGTGTGGTCGAGGTAAAGGCAGAGAAgaaggacgagagagatgacaCAGCTAATGGTTCGAGGGGGAGGAAGCATCCTCACCGGGAGGATCTTGATTTGGaattggaagaaggaagaagtaaCAAACAGACTGCTGTTTACTCTGAGGAGACACTGCGATCGGAGATGTTCGATATGGTGTTGCTTTGCACTGAAGGGAAATGTGGCCCCACCTTGTCTAAGCTCCAAGAATCCTTGCAGAATGGAGCGAGCAAGAATACACAAAGTGGCCTACCCAAGGGATCGAATGGCACAGCTAAGACTCGCGGTAAGAAGCAGGGAAAGAAGGAAGTGGTAGATTTGAGGACTATCCTTATCCAGTGTGCACAGTCCGTCGCGGCCGATGATCGCAGGACTGCATACGAACTTCTGAAGCAGATCAAGCAACACTCGTCTCCTTTTGGAGATGGCTCACAGCGGTTAGCCCATTACTTTGCTAATGGCCTTGAGGCCCGTTTAGCTGGCACTGGGAGCCAGATTTCCATCGCCCTTGCCAACAAAAAAATGTTGGCTGCAGACATCTTGAGAGCTTACCACCTTTTTCTTTCCGCCTGCCCTTTCAAGAAGATTTCACACTTCTTTGCAAACCAGAGTATTCTGGATGTGGTAGAAAATGCACCGAGGCTCCACATTGTGGACTTTGGCATTTCTTTCGGCTTCCAATGGCCATGCCTCCTTCAACGACTCTCAGGAAGAACTGGTGGGCCCCCCAAGATTCGAATCACTGGAATTGATGTCCCCCAACCTGGTTTTCGCCCTGCCGAGAGGGTTGAAGAAACTGGGCGTCGTCTGGCGGACTACGCTCGTAGTTTCAACATCCCTTTTGAGTATATTCCTATTGCTCAGAAATGGGAAAGCATCCAAGTCGaagatatcaaaatcaaaaagGATGAGGTGCTTGTAGTGAACTGTTTATATATGTTTAAAAAGCTCGCCGATGAGACAGTGGTCATCGACAGCCCAAGGAATATTGTCTTGAACACGATCAGGAAGATGAATCCGGACATTTTCATCCATGGGATAGTGAATGGAGCTTACAGCGCCCCCTTCTTCATCACCCGTTTCCGGGAGGCTCTGTTCCATTGGTCCGCATTGTTTGATATGCTAGAGACCAATGTCCCACGAGAGCATCCAGAGAGAATACTGATCGAGAAAGATCTCTTTGGGCGGGAGGCGATGAACGTCATTGCATGTGAGGGCGCTGAGAGGGTTGAGCGGCCGGAGACGTACAAACAGTGGCAGGTTAGAAACCTTAGGGCAGGATTCAGGCAGCTCCCACTGAATCAGGATATCATGAAGAAAGCAAGGGATAAGGTGAAATCCAGCTACCATAAGGATTTTGTCATCGATCAAGATAGCCAGTGGATGCTGCAAGGATGGAAGGGTCGGATCATCTATGCCCTTTCCACTTGGAAGCCGGACCACGGAAGGTCTTGA